From Rutidosis leptorrhynchoides isolate AG116_Rl617_1_P2 chromosome 3, CSIRO_AGI_Rlap_v1, whole genome shotgun sequence, a single genomic window includes:
- the LOC139896627 gene encoding MADS-box protein JOINTLESS-like: MMVSNKVQIKKIDNATARRVTFSKRRRGLFKKAEELSVLCDADVAIILFSSNGKLFHYSNSSMKDVLEKRSLHSRNLEKLNQPSLELQLVEDSNYASLSKEVADRTLQLRRLRGEELQGLSIEELHQIEKSLEAGLSRVVARKGEVIMNEINRLQEKELKLMEENDNLRQELLMISNAWTRPIGDSGDDGELSESTNICNSDGPPQEYESSGTSLKLGLHYSG; encoded by the exons ATGATGGTTAGTAATAAAGTACAGATTAAAAAAATTGACAATGCTACAGCAAGAAGGGTAACTTTTTCAAAGAGGAGAAGAGGTTTATTTAAAAAAGCTGAAGAGCTTTCTGTACTTTGTGATGCTGATGTGGCTATCATTCTCTTTTCATCCAATGGCAAGCTTTTTCACTACTCAAACTCAAG TATGAAAGACGTACTTGAAAAGCGTAGCTTGCACTCAAGAAACCTTGAGAAGCTAAACCAACCTTCCCTTGAGTTGCAG CTGGTTGAAGACTCCAACTATGCCAGTTTAAGCAAAGAAGTTGCAGATAGAACCCTTCAGTTAAG GCGGTTAAGAGGGGAGGAGCTGCAGGGTTTAAGTATTGAAGAACTGCACCAGATTGAGAAGTCGCTTGAAGCTGGATTGAGTCGTGTTGTAGCCAGAAAG GGTGAGGTGATTATGAACGAGATTAATCGTCTTCAAGAGAAG GAATTAAAACTGATGGAGGAGAATGATAATCTGAGACAAGAG CTTCTGATGATCTCTAACGCTTGGACTCGACCTATTGGTGACTCCGGTGACGATGGCGAGTTATCTGAATCTACCAATATTTGTAACTCTGATGGCCCTCCGCAAGAATATGAAAGCTCTGGTACATCTCTAAAGTTGGG GTTACATTACTCGGGGTGA
- the LOC139896628 gene encoding guanosine nucleotide diphosphate dissociation inhibitor At5g09550-like has translation MDEEYDVIVLGTGLKECILSGLLSVDGLKVLHMDRNDYYGGESTSLNLNQLWKRFKGDEAPPEELGSSKDYNVDMVPKFMMANGTLVRTLIHTNVTKYLNFKAVDGSYVFNKGKVHKVPATDVEALKSPLMGLFEKRRARKFFIYVQDYDESDKKSHEGLDVTKVPARDLTKKYGLDDNTVDFIGHALALYRNDSYLDQPAIDVIKRVKLYAESLARFQGGSPYIYPLYGLGELPQAFARLSAVYGGTYMLNKPECKVEFEDGKVVGVTSEGETAKCKKVVCDPSYLPDKVTKVGKVARAICIMSHPIPNTNDAHSTQVILPQKQLGRKSDMYLFCCSYSHNVAPKGKYIAFVTTEAETDNPETELKPGIDLLGSVDQIFFDTYDRYEPKQQGAEDNCYISTSYDATTHFESTVEDVIAMYSRITGKTLDLSVDLSAASASGEE, from the exons ATGGATGAAGAATATGACGTTATAGTTCTTGGCACCGGTCTCAAGGAATGTATCCTCAGCGGTCTCCTATCGGTCGATGGCCTCAAA GTGCTACACATGGATAGAAATGACTACTATGGAGGAGAGTCAACATCACTAAACCTAAACCAG CTCTGGAAGCGATTCAAGGGCGATGAGGCACCTCCTGAAGAACTAGGCTCAAGCAAAGATTACAACGTCGATATGGTCCCCAAG TTTATGATGGCTAATGGTACCTTGGTTCGTACTCTAATTCACACTAATGTCACAAAATACCTTAATTTCAAGGCTGTTGATGGTAGCTATGTATTCAATAAAGGAAAG GTTCACAAAGTACCTGCAACTGATGTGGAAGCACTTAAATCTCCTCTCATGGGATTGTTTGAGAAGCGTCGTGCTCGAAAGTTCTTCATTTACGTTCAAGACTATGATGAAAGTGATAAAAAATCACATGAAGGGTTGGATGTCACAAAAGTACCAGCAAGAGATCTTAC GAAAAAATACGGGCTAGATGACAATACAGTTGATTTCATCGGGCATGCGTTGGCACTCTATAGGAACGATAGTTACTTGGACCAGCCAGCTATAGATGTTATCAAAAGAGTTAAG CTTTATGCGGAGTCATTAGCTCGCTTTCAAGGGGGTTCCCCGTATATTTATCCCCTTTACGGACTAGGAGAATTGCCTCAG GCATTTGCTCGCTTGAGTGCAGTCTATGGTGGCACTTACATGCTCAACAAACCGGAATGCAAG GTAGAGTTTGAAGATGGAAAAGTAGTTGGTGTAACATCAGAAGGAGAAACTGCCAAGTGCAAAAAAGTAGTATGTGATCCCTCATATTTACCCGACAAG GTAACGAAAGTTGGTAAAGTAGCTCGTGCTATATGCATCATGAGTCACCCCATCCCAAACACTAACGATGCTCATTCGACCCAAGTTATCCTCCCCCAAAAACAACTAGGCCGCAAATCTGACAT GTATCTGTTCTGCTGCTCATATTCTCACAATGTAGCCCCTAAAGGTAAATACATAGCTTTTGTGACGACCGAGGCGGAGACAGATAATCCCGAGACCGAACTGAAGCCGGGGATCGATTTGCTCGGGTCCGTGGATCAGATCTTTTTTGATACTTACGACAGATATGAACCCAAGCAACAGGGTGCAGAAGATAACTGCTACATATCTACT AGTTATGATGCCACAACACATTTTGAGTCCACGGTGGAAGATGTGATTGCCATGTACAGCCGGATAACAGGAAAG ACTCTTGACTTAAGTGTGGATCTAAGTGCTGCAAGTGCTTCCGGTGAGGAGTAG
- the LOC139896632 gene encoding very-long-chain (3R)-3-hydroxyacyl-CoA dehydratase PASTICCINO 2-like produces MAGFLSILKRFYLTAYNWIVFAGWCQVLYLTLKTLKESGHEHVYSNVEKPLLLAQSAAFLEILHGIVGLVRSPITATLPQISSRLYVVWGILYSFPEVQTHPIVSSLLISWGITEIIRYCFFGVKEAFGSTPYWLLWLRYSTFLVLYPTGISSEIGMIYNALPYMQESGLYSLWMPNKWNFSFDYFYFAIIVLVIYLPGIPHMYGYMLGQRKKVLAKSKKE; encoded by the exons ATGGCCGGCTTTTTGTCAATTCTTAAGCGATTTTATCTCACCGCTTATAATTGGATCGTGTTTGCTGGATG GTGTCAGGTATTATACTTGACTTTGAAAACATTAAAGGAATCAGGGCATGAGCATGTTTACAGTAACGTTGAGAAGCCACTTTTATTAGCTCAATCTGCTGCCTTCTTAGAG ATACTACATGGTATAGTAGGTTTGGTAAGGTCCCCAATAACAGCAACATTGCCTCAAATAAGTTCGAGGTTGTACGTGGTGTGGGGAATTCTGTATAGTTTTCCTGAG GTTCAAACGCATCCTATTGTTAGCTCATTGCTCATCAGTTGGGGTATCACCGAG ATTATTCGGTACTGTTTCTTTGGCGTAAAGGAGGCCTTTGGTTCTACTCCATACTGGCTGTTATGGCTCAG GTACAGCACCTTCCTTGTATTGTATCCAACTGGCATTTCTAGTGAGATTGGCATGATCTATAATGCACTTCCTTATATGCAG GAATCTGGATTGTATTCCCTTTGGATGCCCAACAAATGGAACTTTTCATTCGATTACTTCTATTTTGCGATTATAGTGCTTGTGATTTACTTGCCAG gaatccCACACATGTATGGCTACATGCTTGGACAAAGAAAGAAAGTTCTGGCCAAATCGAAAAAAGAATGA